The following are encoded in a window of Flavobacterium cupriresistens genomic DNA:
- a CDS encoding c-type cytochrome has protein sequence MKKIILIGFFLVLPIVVFNSCNTSNSQTLAKETSDDEGYITIDTSKIPDDPFGESVRYGRELMLKTAYYIGPNGIKGKYLGNKMNCTNCHQDAGTKPHAFNLMSSHDNYPQYRGRENKVLTLAERVNNCIMRPHSGKPLPLDGKEMVAFLSYFKWISKFVPKDGQFKGAKNLEIDFPDVAASPERGKTLFIENCVRCHGADGEGKYNEDKSGYVYPPLWGQYGYQPGSSMHRVIKQAQWLKSNMPYDKVTLGKPYLTDTEALDIAAYVNDDAIHARPNPKTFDYPNKMGKPIDYAHSPFSDTFSEEQHKYGPYKPIIAYWKQNGWKAVY, from the coding sequence ATGAAAAAAATAATTCTTATTGGTTTCTTTTTAGTGCTGCCAATTGTAGTGTTCAATTCGTGCAATACCTCTAATTCTCAAACATTAGCAAAAGAAACCTCAGACGATGAAGGTTACATTACCATAGATACCTCCAAAATTCCGGACGATCCATTTGGTGAATCCGTTCGATATGGAAGAGAATTAATGCTAAAAACAGCTTATTATATTGGGCCAAACGGCATTAAAGGAAAATATTTGGGCAATAAAATGAACTGTACCAATTGCCATCAGGATGCCGGTACAAAACCGCATGCTTTCAACCTGATGTCTTCGCATGACAATTATCCACAGTATCGCGGACGTGAAAATAAAGTACTCACACTTGCTGAACGGGTTAATAATTGCATCATGCGTCCTCATTCCGGTAAACCCCTTCCGCTTGACGGAAAAGAAATGGTCGCTTTTTTATCTTACTTTAAATGGATTAGCAAATTTGTTCCTAAAGACGGACAATTCAAAGGGGCAAAAAATCTGGAAATCGATTTTCCTGATGTAGCTGCCAGCCCTGAAAGAGGAAAAACATTATTTATCGAAAACTGCGTTCGTTGCCACGGAGCTGATGGGGAAGGAAAATACAACGAGGACAAATCCGGTTATGTGTATCCTCCGCTTTGGGGACAATACGGCTATCAGCCGGGCTCAAGCATGCATAGAGTTATCAAACAAGCCCAGTGGCTAAAAAGCAACATGCCATACGATAAAGTAACGCTAGGAAAACCTTATCTTACAGACACAGAAGCACTGGACATTGCCGCTTACGTAAATGATGATGCCATACACGCGAGACCAAATCCCAAAACATTTGACTATCCAAATAAAATGGGCAAACCAATCGATTATGCCCACAGTCCTTTTAGTGATACTTTTTCTGAAGAACAACATAAATACGGTCCATACAAACCCATTATTGCCTATTGGAAACAAAATGGATGGAAAGCCGTTTATTAA
- a CDS encoding aryl-sulfate sulfotransferase, giving the protein MIKKLIVKWSFILVLLVLASCSKNQNRILNIAIGTHSNNELKIQIDVTTSDDLSVYAEYWADTKGIKNKVATPISKTGLSHSLILCSVSPETSYSFQVVTVADGEKKTSKIYHFKTRKLPEWLQKQFKANFQKPELLPQNFKKGFLLMGKRETPGTAYIVDYKGNLRWYHTVEGTGFKVTHFTKDQSIIAILGKNNEPTSYGSEILEINLQGDTLTHIKKGQGDFKQVIHHEIIKKSTNEIVTLFVDERIIDLTAIGGKKRDTINGDGILILNKKGKQLWKWSVFDDLDPMKDKALLKTKKDWMHANSLNYDKDGNFLISFYNNGQIWKVDAKTGKVIWKLGKGGTLSQKENSSFSQAHAAHINPEGSLLFFDNGVDKKQSSVFALKINEKDNSAQLDFQIKLPKEIYNDRMGSAYMIDKETLLCCCSKRHITVLTNKKGVLLWALESEIPPYRVEFIPEEKLKPFLFN; this is encoded by the coding sequence ATGATCAAAAAATTAATTGTAAAATGGAGTTTTATTTTGGTATTACTTGTATTGGCAAGCTGTTCCAAAAATCAGAATCGCATTCTAAATATTGCCATTGGAACTCATAGCAACAACGAATTGAAGATTCAGATCGATGTTACTACGAGTGACGACCTTTCGGTTTATGCAGAATATTGGGCTGATACAAAAGGAATTAAAAACAAAGTAGCTACTCCAATTTCAAAAACAGGACTTTCACATTCTTTGATACTTTGTAGCGTTAGTCCCGAAACTAGTTATAGTTTTCAGGTGGTTACGGTTGCAGACGGAGAAAAAAAGACAAGCAAAATATATCATTTTAAAACCAGAAAATTACCCGAATGGTTACAAAAACAATTTAAAGCCAATTTTCAGAAACCGGAACTTTTGCCTCAAAATTTCAAAAAAGGTTTTCTGCTAATGGGCAAAAGAGAAACGCCGGGTACCGCTTATATTGTTGATTATAAAGGTAATTTGAGATGGTATCATACCGTAGAAGGAACCGGTTTTAAAGTCACTCATTTTACTAAAGACCAAAGCATTATAGCTATTTTAGGAAAAAACAATGAACCGACAAGCTACGGAAGTGAAATTCTGGAAATCAATTTACAGGGAGACACTTTAACACATATTAAAAAAGGACAAGGTGATTTTAAACAAGTCATTCATCATGAAATTATCAAAAAATCGACTAATGAAATTGTAACCTTGTTTGTTGATGAAAGAATAATCGATTTAACGGCTATTGGTGGCAAAAAACGTGATACAATCAATGGAGATGGTATTCTTATTTTGAATAAAAAAGGAAAACAGCTTTGGAAATGGAGTGTTTTTGACGACTTAGATCCAATGAAAGATAAAGCATTATTGAAAACCAAAAAAGACTGGATGCACGCCAACAGTCTGAATTATGATAAAGATGGAAACTTTCTGATCTCTTTTTACAATAACGGTCAAATTTGGAAAGTAGATGCCAAAACCGGAAAAGTGATCTGGAAATTAGGAAAAGGTGGTACATTATCGCAAAAAGAAAATTCTAGTTTCTCGCAAGCACATGCCGCACACATTAATCCCGAAGGCAGTCTACTCTTTTTTGATAATGGTGTTGATAAAAAACAATCCTCGGTATTTGCTTTGAAAATAAATGAAAAAGATAATTCCGCGCAATTGGATTTTCAGATCAAATTGCCCAAAGAAATTTATAATGACAGAATGGGAAGTGCTTATATGATTGATAAAGAAACGCTATTGTGCTGTTGTTCAAAAAGACATATAACGGTTCTGACGAATAAAAAAGGAGTTTTACTTTGGGCTTTAGAGTCCGAAATTCCTCCTTATCGCGTTGAGTTTATTCCGGAAGAAAAATTAAAACCGTTTCTTTTCAATTAA
- a CDS encoding RagB/SusD family nutrient uptake outer membrane protein, with product MKKYTILLLLLTAGAQFSCNEDLDPTVYSNLTNINGYKTKSDAIAAVNSIYGRLKGPSVSDNFSYWATRHFALTDIATDLGHCQYGGDPGQLSLGTWNSTNGLLSEDWNAMYKLISNANTAIFYINQMQEVSSSDKTQFIAEARFLRASAYMDLTDSWGPVILITEADLANPDYLAQTPPTSVEAIDAFLIKELNDAAAVLPVNYQDNPIYGGNDVGRATKGAALTLLAKLYLRAHDWQKVATLTQQVMNLGQYSLYPSYSGLFKESNKWCSENIFSSLSDANTNGTELLNHFGPIDHPVVENRWQYYTVNWDFYNTFGNEDDRKQCFFPEFMGTDKLLHKQAPSLGAEPPAGVFYMPDVSTRKYADDETTTYYDGHSVNILRYADVLLSRAEALNEISGPTIEAIDLINQVKGRSHAKLLVLADYNQSTLRDAILQERGWELFYEGKRRQDLIRMNKFDVLVNAYHLRVGETAQIKMPQNKYYTYPQSQVDLNPNLSNANR from the coding sequence ATGAAAAAATATACTATCCTTTTACTTTTACTTACCGCAGGAGCACAGTTTTCGTGCAATGAAGATCTTGATCCTACGGTTTATAGTAATTTGACCAATATCAATGGTTATAAGACAAAGTCGGATGCCATCGCTGCTGTTAACTCGATTTATGGCAGACTAAAAGGCCCTTCTGTATCTGATAACTTTTCGTACTGGGCAACACGACATTTTGCTCTGACAGATATTGCAACAGATTTAGGACATTGCCAGTATGGTGGAGATCCCGGACAGTTGTCATTAGGCACCTGGAATTCAACAAACGGATTACTTTCAGAAGATTGGAACGCCATGTACAAATTGATTTCCAATGCCAATACTGCTATTTTCTATATCAATCAAATGCAGGAAGTTTCAAGTTCAGATAAAACACAATTTATAGCCGAAGCCCGATTTCTAAGAGCTTCCGCTTATATGGACTTGACAGATTCCTGGGGACCTGTAATTTTAATTACGGAAGCTGATTTAGCTAATCCGGATTACTTAGCGCAAACCCCGCCAACATCTGTTGAGGCAATTGATGCTTTTCTGATCAAAGAACTCAACGATGCTGCTGCTGTACTTCCTGTAAATTATCAGGACAATCCTATCTATGGTGGTAATGATGTAGGACGCGCTACAAAAGGTGCTGCTCTAACTTTATTAGCAAAATTGTATTTGCGTGCCCACGACTGGCAAAAAGTCGCTACGCTTACACAACAAGTAATGAACTTAGGTCAATACAGTCTTTATCCTAGTTATTCAGGATTGTTTAAAGAAAGTAACAAATGGTGCAGCGAAAACATTTTTTCTTCTCTTAGCGATGCCAATACAAACGGAACGGAGTTATTGAACCATTTTGGACCAATTGATCATCCTGTTGTTGAAAACAGATGGCAGTATTATACGGTAAACTGGGATTTTTACAACACCTTTGGTAATGAAGATGACAGAAAACAATGCTTTTTTCCAGAATTTATGGGAACAGATAAATTGCTGCACAAACAAGCGCCATCTTTGGGGGCAGAGCCACCGGCGGGTGTATTTTACATGCCCGATGTATCGACCAGAAAATATGCTGATGATGAAACTACCACCTATTATGACGGTCACAGTGTCAACATTTTACGTTATGCCGATGTATTGTTAAGCAGAGCCGAAGCACTAAACGAGATTAGCGGCCCGACCATTGAAGCTATAGATCTTATCAATCAGGTGAAAGGAAGATCTCATGCCAAATTATTGGTTTTAGCAGATTACAATCAAAGTACTTTGAGAGATGCTATTCTGCAAGAAAGAGGATGGGAACTTTTCTATGAAGGTAAACGCCGTCAGGATTTAATCCGAATGAATAAATTCGACGTTCTTGTAAATGCCTATCACCTCAGAGTTGGAGAAACGGCACAAATCAAAATGCCACAAAATAAATATTATACCTATCCGCAAAGCCAGGTTGATCTAAACCCCAATTTAAGCAATGCTAATAGATAA
- a CDS encoding SusC/RagA family TonB-linked outer membrane protein, whose protein sequence is MKFLTQKKPRDFRINILSGKKVKLTVLSLLVFTFQASAASLLHTTYKNNTGLFFEKTVKGKVTDQNGLPLPGANVLAKGSKTGVQTDVDGTFTITIADNVTKLIVSYIGMEDQEVTIEGSYLKIVMKETGQKLDEVVVIGYGKQKKKDLTGSISSISKDNLNLGGTVTNVGQALQGRASGVQVQQNSYAPGTSPSIIIRGGNSINSSNTPLYVVDGFITSTGASISPNDIETIQVLKDASATAIYGSRGGNGVIMITTKKGKSGKMQIEAEISDGFQNIIKEPSLLNGQQYASIQNALAKENGRPPVFPVSFPITNTNWFDAATRPGEVINRTITFSGSDKTSKFFLSGNYLKQTGALENTDFKRYTVRIGAEKKFNEKLNVGTNVYGAASEGNNSDFGDNILAPLFSIQTAPPSVPIYNPDGSYYKFQGKDNALALLLEPTDHTINRLVNGNMFADYEIIKNLTFHFGAGAEWQENIQGKYTPRTLVAGAALKGSGSEENKTYFRWSTDQYLTYKFDIKEHSITAMIGTSNQKDTYERIKASGTGFPSDELTYYNLASASVYLKPETEKTETKLTSFFGRLNYSFSDKYLVAFTLRRDGSSRFGPNNKYGTFPSGAIAWKVSNESFMKNQNVFSELKFRASYGVTGSDGIGDYRYLFKLNPWGVTLAPGNFVSGNEPANLPNIDLKWEQQTQFNLGLDMGFFNDKLTATIDVYRKRSTDALLDVPVGRWWGFGSYLINSGVVDNKGIELGLSSQNFKTDTFMWTTSLNIAYNKQEVVSLADNVNIISNNTSNPSGTVSGQEFTRLEPGKELGVLYGYRYAGVIKTGETYAPQPLSVPGDPKYVDIDGDGTITAKDRTYLGNSNPHYTAGINNDFKYGNFDMNIFFQGAFDYSVYNMTAMVGESTTSTDALNRWVANTNENTDIPRDGYYKSKYGSYVNSKFVEEASYLRLKNVTIGYTIPESTLKQVKFIDNIRLYAIGQNLVTFTKYSGNDPEVNGHFVADNTTKQNLGGGIDFNSFPASRTFILGIKITIH, encoded by the coding sequence ATGAAATTTTTAACCCAAAAAAAGCCTAGAGATTTTCGGATTAACATTCTATCCGGTAAAAAGGTCAAATTAACAGTTCTCTCGCTATTAGTTTTTACGTTTCAGGCTTCGGCTGCTTCTTTATTGCATACGACGTACAAAAATAATACTGGGTTGTTTTTTGAAAAAACGGTAAAAGGAAAAGTAACGGACCAAAACGGACTTCCTTTACCAGGTGCAAATGTTCTCGCGAAAGGCTCCAAAACTGGTGTACAAACCGATGTTGATGGGACTTTTACTATTACAATTGCAGATAACGTGACTAAACTTATTGTGTCTTATATCGGTATGGAAGACCAAGAAGTAACAATTGAAGGTAGTTACCTAAAAATCGTAATGAAAGAAACCGGTCAAAAATTAGATGAAGTTGTTGTTATCGGGTACGGAAAACAAAAGAAAAAAGATCTTACGGGTTCTATAAGTTCGATTAGCAAAGACAATTTAAACTTAGGCGGAACCGTAACAAATGTCGGTCAGGCCTTGCAAGGTCGTGCTTCCGGAGTACAAGTACAACAAAACAGTTATGCACCGGGAACTTCACCTTCCATCATAATCAGAGGTGGGAATTCTATTAATTCATCTAATACTCCACTATATGTAGTAGACGGATTTATCACCAGCACTGGTGCTTCTATTAGTCCAAATGATATTGAAACTATTCAGGTTCTTAAAGACGCTTCTGCCACTGCCATCTATGGTTCCAGAGGCGGAAATGGTGTAATCATGATTACCACCAAAAAAGGGAAATCAGGGAAAATGCAAATTGAAGCGGAGATCTCCGATGGTTTTCAAAACATTATAAAAGAACCTTCTTTACTAAACGGGCAACAATATGCGTCTATTCAGAATGCACTTGCAAAAGAAAATGGCAGACCGCCTGTTTTCCCGGTAAGTTTTCCGATTACAAATACCAATTGGTTTGACGCAGCGACACGCCCCGGCGAAGTAATTAACAGAACCATTACTTTTAGCGGAAGCGATAAGACCTCTAAGTTTTTTCTTTCAGGAAATTATCTAAAACAAACCGGAGCATTAGAAAATACGGATTTTAAAAGATACACCGTAAGAATAGGCGCTGAAAAAAAATTCAACGAAAAATTAAATGTAGGGACAAATGTTTATGGAGCTGCCAGCGAAGGAAACAACAGTGACTTTGGAGATAATATTTTAGCTCCGTTATTTTCCATTCAAACTGCACCACCTTCTGTTCCTATTTACAATCCCGATGGCTCATACTATAAGTTTCAGGGAAAAGATAATGCGTTAGCACTATTATTAGAACCTACAGATCATACGATTAACCGATTGGTAAACGGGAATATGTTTGCAGATTATGAAATTATCAAGAATCTGACCTTTCATTTTGGAGCGGGTGCAGAATGGCAGGAAAACATTCAGGGAAAATATACTCCTCGTACATTGGTAGCCGGAGCAGCATTAAAAGGTTCGGGATCTGAAGAAAACAAAACCTATTTCAGATGGAGCACCGATCAGTATTTGACTTATAAATTTGATATAAAAGAACATAGTATAACTGCAATGATCGGAACTTCAAACCAAAAAGACACTTATGAGCGTATAAAAGCGTCCGGTACGGGTTTCCCCAGCGATGAACTAACCTATTACAATCTTGCGAGCGCATCCGTCTATTTAAAACCTGAAACGGAGAAAACAGAAACGAAGCTAACTTCTTTTTTTGGAAGGCTAAATTATTCTTTTTCAGATAAATATTTAGTTGCATTTACTTTAAGACGTGACGGTTCTTCCCGATTTGGCCCAAACAATAAATATGGAACCTTCCCATCCGGTGCTATCGCCTGGAAAGTTTCAAATGAATCTTTTATGAAGAATCAAAACGTCTTTTCTGAACTAAAATTCAGAGCCAGTTATGGTGTTACCGGAAGTGACGGTATAGGAGACTACAGATACCTTTTTAAATTAAATCCATGGGGTGTAACATTAGCGCCGGGTAACTTTGTTAGCGGTAACGAACCAGCTAATCTACCCAATATTGATTTAAAATGGGAACAACAAACGCAATTCAATTTAGGTCTGGATATGGGATTTTTTAACGATAAATTGACTGCTACTATTGATGTATACAGAAAAAGATCTACCGATGCCTTGCTGGATGTTCCTGTTGGAAGATGGTGGGGTTTTGGTTCCTATCTAATTAACTCAGGGGTTGTTGATAATAAAGGGATTGAACTGGGGCTTAGCAGTCAGAATTTTAAAACAGATACTTTTATGTGGACAACGTCACTAAATATTGCCTACAATAAACAGGAAGTGGTGTCTCTGGCCGACAATGTTAATATTATCAGTAACAATACTTCCAACCCAAGTGGTACAGTTTCCGGACAAGAATTTACCCGATTAGAACCTGGAAAAGAATTGGGAGTACTTTACGGATATCGCTATGCAGGCGTAATAAAAACAGGAGAAACCTATGCGCCGCAACCTCTTTCTGTACCGGGAGATCCAAAATACGTGGATATAGACGGAGACGGAACCATTACAGCCAAAGACAGAACTTATTTGGGTAATTCTAACCCTCATTATACTGCAGGTATTAACAACGATTTTAAATATGGAAATTTTGATATGAATATTTTCTTTCAAGGTGCTTTCGATTATTCTGTCTACAATATGACAGCAATGGTAGGAGAATCAACTACCAGTACAGATGCTTTAAACCGTTGGGTAGCAAATACAAACGAAAATACAGATATTCCAAGAGACGGTTATTACAAAAGTAAATACGGTAGTTATGTCAATTCAAAATTCGTTGAAGAGGCCTCTTACCTTCGTTTGAAAAATGTTACGATCGGCTATACTATTCCGGAGAGCACACTAAAACAAGTCAAATTTATTGACAATATCAGATTGTATGCTATCGGTCAGAACTTAGTGACTTTTACAAAATACTCCGGAAATGATCCAGAGGTAAACGGGCATTTTGTTGCGGATAATACTACAAAACAAAACTTAGGTGGCGGAATTGACTTCAACTCTTTTCCGGCTTCCAGAACGTTTATTTTAGGTATTAAAATCACCATTCATTAG
- a CDS encoding LacI family DNA-binding transcriptional regulator — translation MDKKYTIKDIANMAGVSKGTVDRVLHKRGKVSPAALEKINEVLKVIDYEPNLIARNLKNNKIYRICVLLPDPKIDSYWLPCVNGIQDAVKEYKAYNVNITIHYFNPESKKSFINTNDVVVKIAPEAVLIAPLFHKETLEAVKQYDELNIMVNTFNNQVESDTIKSFVGQDLYKSGRVAASLMNLILEDGHIAIVHIDESLKNAVHMQEKEKGFRNYFDEKKLTNFSLTTLKLKHANVESKFLNFTEEHPNLKGIFITTSKAYEIASILAEQKNKKIALIGYDLVEKNVSFLNQGLVHFLIHQNQKRQAYLGVSTLVEHFLYSKEIPETVLLPIDIINVENAGFYIS, via the coding sequence ATGGATAAGAAATACACTATTAAGGATATTGCAAACATGGCCGGAGTTTCTAAAGGAACTGTTGATCGTGTATTACACAAAAGAGGAAAGGTCTCTCCTGCAGCACTTGAAAAGATAAACGAAGTCTTAAAGGTAATTGACTATGAACCCAACCTTATTGCGAGAAATTTAAAAAATAATAAAATTTATCGCATCTGTGTTTTACTACCTGATCCTAAAATAGATTCCTATTGGCTTCCGTGCGTAAACGGAATCCAGGATGCGGTAAAGGAGTACAAAGCTTACAATGTCAATATCACTATCCATTATTTTAATCCGGAAAGCAAAAAATCATTTATCAATACCAATGATGTGGTAGTCAAAATTGCACCTGAAGCGGTTTTGATAGCCCCCCTATTTCACAAAGAAACTTTAGAAGCTGTAAAACAATATGATGAGTTAAACATCATGGTCAATACGTTTAACAACCAGGTGGAGTCTGATACCATTAAAAGTTTTGTCGGACAGGATTTATACAAAAGCGGTCGTGTTGCGGCCAGTTTAATGAATTTGATTTTAGAAGACGGTCATATCGCGATTGTGCATATTGATGAGAGTCTAAAAAATGCCGTTCACATGCAGGAAAAGGAAAAAGGTTTCCGGAATTATTTTGATGAAAAAAAACTAACCAACTTTTCCTTAACCACTTTAAAATTAAAACATGCGAATGTAGAAAGTAAGTTTTTAAATTTCACAGAAGAACATCCTAATCTGAAAGGAATTTTTATCACCACTTCCAAAGCTTACGAAATTGCTTCGATACTCGCCGAACAAAAGAATAAAAAAATTGCCTTAATCGGATACGATTTAGTTGAAAAAAATGTCAGCTTCTTAAATCAGGGATTGGTTCATTTTTTAATTCATCAAAATCAAAAGAGACAAGCCTATTTAGGTGTAAGCACCTTAGTAGAACATTTTTTATACAGCAAAGAAATCCCTGAAACGGTGTTACTACCAATTGACATTATCAATGTTGAAAATGCCGGTTTTTATATTTCATAA
- a CDS encoding mevalonate kinase family protein — MKRIISSAPGRTCLFGDHQDYLGLPVIACAINRKISLTAEQNGRETFVLNMVDIDEVRVIAIDAAFTTLEPRDYFASSLRVLRRYGCIPTVGYDITITGDIPINSGTSSSSALLMAWIRFLIAAFGVDDEVTPEFISKIGYESEVLEHREPGGMMDHFSIGVGNIVYINTKDPFSYKVIGAELKGLITGVSGVPKETIGLLGDLKGNALMAIDVVKQNFPDFDLYTAEIEDIDRYRNCLPDRLIPFFEAAIKNYHYTKEALKEFEKPVLDLKKIGSLMNDHHAVLRDLLKITVPRIDDMVNAALKAGAYGAKIVGSGGGGSIVVIADPKVENLVIEAILKAGAEEAYAVNVDAGVRILENIEI, encoded by the coding sequence GTGAAAAGAATCATATCATCAGCACCAGGAAGAACATGTCTTTTTGGAGACCATCAGGATTATTTAGGATTACCTGTTATAGCCTGCGCCATCAATAGAAAAATTAGCCTAACGGCAGAACAAAACGGTAGAGAAACATTTGTTCTTAATATGGTTGATATTGACGAAGTTAGAGTGATTGCTATAGATGCCGCTTTTACGACGTTGGAACCACGTGATTATTTTGCTTCCTCGCTGCGGGTCTTGCGCAGATACGGCTGTATACCAACAGTTGGTTACGATATCACGATAACAGGAGATATTCCGATCAATTCGGGAACGTCAAGTTCATCGGCTTTGTTGATGGCTTGGATTCGTTTTTTAATTGCAGCTTTCGGAGTTGATGATGAGGTTACTCCTGAGTTTATCTCAAAAATCGGATACGAATCAGAAGTATTGGAGCACAGAGAGCCGGGTGGAATGATGGATCATTTTAGCATTGGTGTTGGCAATATAGTGTATATCAATACAAAAGATCCTTTTTCTTATAAAGTTATCGGGGCTGAATTAAAAGGTCTGATTACCGGAGTTTCCGGGGTTCCAAAAGAGACCATCGGTTTGTTAGGGGACTTAAAAGGGAATGCTTTAATGGCTATTGATGTGGTAAAGCAAAATTTTCCCGATTTTGATTTATATACTGCTGAAATTGAAGATATAGACCGATACAGAAATTGTCTTCCCGATCGGTTAATTCCGTTTTTTGAAGCGGCGATTAAAAATTATCACTATACCAAAGAAGCCTTAAAAGAGTTCGAAAAACCCGTTTTGGATCTTAAAAAAATAGGCTCTTTAATGAATGATCATCATGCCGTTTTGCGTGATTTATTGAAAATTACTGTTCCAAGAATTGACGACATGGTAAATGCAGCTTTGAAAGCGGGTGCATACGGAGCCAAAATCGTTGGTTCAGGCGGTGGCGGAAGTATTGTAGTTATTGCCGATCCTAAAGTGGAAAATCTGGTTATAGAGGCCATTTTAAAAGCCGGAGCAGAGGAGGCTTACGCTGTAAATGTAGATGCTGGCGTAAGAATTTTAGAAAATATTGAAATTTAA
- a CDS encoding sugar phosphate nucleotidyltransferase: MHNNLVILAGGASSRMKKEAITTNLSPEEIAQANERSKGLIGVGASGRPLLDYLLLNAKKAGYQNIYIIIGEQGGLFKEFYGSEMKNNDFHGLNISFAVQYIPEGREKPFGTADALFQAVEQYPELNTQQYSVCNSDNLYSAAALLALRETESPNAFISYDRDALAFPIERISRFAIAKLDKNNQLLDILEKPTADVLEEYKDIDGKIRVSMNAFKFNGATLYTHLKNCPVHPERDEKELPTVLLNSVKENPGTTIGIAFSEHVPDLTAKEDIADVKEYLQKYYPDLNWETKN; the protein is encoded by the coding sequence ATGCACAACAATTTAGTTATTCTTGCCGGAGGAGCTTCTTCCCGCATGAAAAAAGAAGCGATTACCACTAATTTATCGCCGGAAGAAATAGCACAGGCAAACGAAAGAAGTAAAGGTTTAATCGGAGTAGGAGCCAGTGGAAGACCGCTGTTGGATTATCTTTTGTTGAATGCAAAAAAAGCAGGGTACCAAAATATTTACATTATTATTGGAGAACAGGGAGGTTTGTTTAAAGAGTTTTACGGAAGTGAAATGAAGAACAATGATTTTCATGGACTCAACATCTCATTCGCTGTACAGTATATTCCGGAAGGAAGAGAAAAACCGTTTGGTACTGCTGATGCTTTGTTTCAGGCTGTTGAGCAATATCCGGAACTAAATACACAACAGTATTCCGTTTGTAACAGTGATAACCTGTATTCAGCTGCCGCTTTATTGGCACTTCGTGAAACCGAAAGTCCAAATGCTTTTATTAGTTACGATCGTGATGCTTTGGCGTTTCCAATAGAACGAATTTCACGTTTTGCGATCGCCAAACTGGATAAAAACAATCAATTGTTGGATATTTTAGAAAAACCTACGGCTGATGTTTTAGAAGAATATAAAGATATTGACGGGAAAATCAGAGTGAGCATGAATGCTTTTAAATTTAATGGTGCAACCTTATATACGCATCTTAAAAACTGTCCGGTTCATCCCGAAAGAGACGAGAAAGAATTGCCAACGGTACTTTTGAACTCTGTTAAAGAAAACCCCGGTACAACAATTGGTATCGCATTTTCTGAGCATGTACCTGATTTAACTGCAAAAGAAGATATTGCAGATGTAAAGGAATACCTTCAGAAATATTACCCTGACCTAAATTGGGAAACAAAAAATTAA